A genomic segment from Cyanobium sp. NIES-981 encodes:
- the istB gene encoding IS21-like element helper ATPase IstB, whose product MARSKQLATATATTASGCPAAEAGDIAKLVEDLDGMLSRLRLGAIREQLDGLLEEAARRQLNLREALAWLCAAEVASKEQRRLSMAMTIAHFPFVRTLEGFEFEAQPSIDPAKIRDLATCRWVANGDNVVLLGPPGVGKTHLEVALGREAVSRGYTVQFTTAMELLGSLVKGQQQGSLEVRLAQYSKPKLLIVDELGYLPLEPQAGHLFFQLISRRYEQGSVLISSNRPVEEWDEVFGDQLVAAAILDRLLHHSHMVTIRGDSYRLREKRRSGLFRPQTGGTSPPVAAKED is encoded by the coding sequence ATGGCGCGCAGTAAACAACTTGCTACAGCGACCGCGACGACGGCGAGCGGCTGTCCCGCCGCGGAGGCAGGCGACATCGCCAAGCTGGTGGAGGATCTCGACGGGATGCTCAGCCGCCTGCGGCTCGGTGCCATCCGCGAGCAGCTCGATGGACTGCTGGAGGAAGCGGCCCGGCGGCAGCTGAATCTGCGCGAGGCCCTGGCCTGGCTCTGCGCGGCCGAGGTGGCGAGCAAGGAGCAGCGGCGGCTGTCGATGGCGATGACCATTGCCCACTTCCCCTTTGTGCGCACGCTGGAGGGGTTCGAGTTCGAGGCCCAGCCCTCGATCGATCCAGCCAAGATCCGCGATCTGGCCACCTGCCGCTGGGTGGCCAATGGCGACAACGTGGTGCTGCTGGGCCCGCCGGGTGTGGGCAAGACCCACCTGGAGGTGGCCCTGGGCCGTGAGGCGGTGAGCCGGGGCTACACGGTGCAGTTCACTACGGCGATGGAGCTGCTCGGCTCACTGGTCAAAGGCCAGCAGCAGGGGAGCCTGGAGGTGCGGCTGGCGCAGTACAGCAAGCCGAAACTGCTGATCGTCGACGAACTGGGCTACCTGCCGCTCGAACCCCAGGCGGGGCACCTGTTCTTCCAGCTGATCTCCAGGCGCTATGAGCAGGGCAGCGTGCTGATCAGCTCCAACCGCCCCGTTGAGGAGTGGGACGAAGTGTTCGGCGACCAGTTGGTGGCGGCCGCGATCCTCGATCGGCTGCTGCATCACAGCCATATGGTGACGATCCGTGGCGACAGCTACCGGCTCAGGGAGAAGCGCCGCTCAGGCCTGTTCCGCCCGCAGACGGGCGGAACGTCCCCGCCGGTGGCTGCCAAGGAGGACTGA
- a CDS encoding transposase: protein MPTRTLPNDAAGNPKPSAQRNFTDPDSHILRGSGGWIQGYNAQAAVDGDHQVIVAIGVSNQPSDAVHLLPVLERIQANTGQLPEALIADAGYCSTANLEACEDRGLAVYISTSRQKHGHRPRPSRGPAPRGLDARGRMDRKLRSVAGQASYALRKTIVEPFFGQIKGGRGLDRFRLRALEKVNGEWALMATTHILLKLFRALLATA from the coding sequence ATGCCAACCCGGACGCTCCCGAACGATGCTGCCGGCAACCCAAAGCCCAGTGCCCAGCGCAACTTCACCGATCCAGACAGCCACATCCTCAGGGGCTCCGGCGGCTGGATCCAGGGCTACAACGCCCAGGCCGCGGTGGATGGGGATCACCAGGTGATCGTGGCGATCGGGGTGAGCAACCAGCCCAGCGATGCGGTGCACCTGCTGCCGGTGCTGGAGCGGATCCAGGCCAATACCGGCCAACTGCCGGAGGCCTTGATCGCTGACGCCGGGTACTGCAGCACCGCCAACCTGGAGGCCTGCGAGGACAGGGGACTGGCGGTCTACATCTCCACCAGCCGGCAGAAGCACGGCCACAGGCCAAGGCCATCCCGGGGTCCTGCGCCCCGGGGGCTGGATGCCCGCGGGCGTATGGATCGCAAACTGCGTTCGGTGGCCGGCCAGGCGAGCTACGCCCTGCGCAAGACGATCGTGGAGCCGTTTTTCGGTCAGATCAAGGGCGGCCGAGGCCTGGATCGGTTCCGGTTACGGGCTCTGGAAAAGGTGAACGGGGAATGGGCCCTGATGGCCACTACCCACATCCTGCTCAAGCTGTTCCGGGCCTTGCTGGCCACGGCTTGA
- a CDS encoding ATP-binding protein yields the protein MASGICRSLVALDRSARFFSGTALVQHLQQAKADYALAKALTRLDRYALLVIDDIGYVRKDESETSVLFELVMHRYERRSLLVTSNQPFREWETVFSTSAMTVAAVDRLVDHSTIVQLNGESYRRKRARRSAS from the coding sequence CTGGCAAGCGGGATCTGCCGCAGCCTGGTGGCCCTGGACCGCTCAGCCCGCTTCTTCTCGGGGACCGCTCTGGTGCAGCACCTGCAGCAGGCCAAGGCGGACTATGCCCTGGCCAAGGCGCTCACCCGGCTCGATCGCTATGCCCTGCTGGTGATCGACGACATCGGCTATGTCCGCAAGGACGAGTCCGAAACCTCGGTGCTGTTTGAACTGGTGATGCACCGCTACGAGCGCCGGTCCCTGCTGGTGACCAGCAACCAGCCGTTCAGGGAGTGGGAGACCGTCTTCTCCACCAGCGCCATGACGGTGGCGGCGGTGGACCGGCTGGTGGATCACAGCACCATCGTGCAACTCAACGGCGAGAGCTACCGCCGCAAACGGGCCCGGCGTTCAGCGTCCTGA
- a CDS encoding helix-turn-helix domain-containing protein, with translation MAKRASGLSQQMAADAVGISLCQATSKTGPEATRKLGHPGAASAPSTEQLTAPTGKGLAGLPGAHTAGLMAGLEGVMQTPEEVAVMGQLLERGWSQRRIARELGISRHTVSRYLALGTWQPYDSSNRASQLDGHQAWLQQQFEQHHGNAEVVRQELLKQKGIEVSLRTVERAVQVWREALRQSRQATVRYETRPGQ, from the coding sequence ATGGCCAAACGGGCCAGCGGCCTCAGCCAGCAGATGGCGGCCGATGCGGTGGGCATCTCGCTGTGTCAGGCGACATCGAAAACTGGACCAGAGGCGACACGAAAACTGGGCCATCCCGGAGCCGCCAGCGCGCCATCCACTGAGCAGCTGACCGCCCCCACCGGCAAGGGGCTGGCGGGATTGCCTGGCGCCCATACAGCAGGCCTGATGGCTGGGCTGGAGGGCGTGATGCAAACGCCGGAGGAGGTGGCGGTGATGGGCCAGCTGCTGGAGAGGGGCTGGAGTCAGCGCCGCATCGCCAGGGAACTCGGCATCTCACGCCACACGGTGAGTCGTTACCTGGCGTTGGGCACTTGGCAGCCGTACGACAGCAGCAATCGCGCCAGCCAGCTCGACGGGCACCAGGCCTGGCTGCAGCAGCAGTTTGAACAGCACCACGGCAACGCCGAGGTGGTACGGCAGGAGCTGCTCAAGCAGAAGGGCATCGAGGTAAGCCTGCGCACGGTGGAGCGGGCGGTGCAGGTCTGGCGGGAGGCGCTGCGCCAGAGCCGTCAGGCCACGGTTCGGTACGAGACCCGGCCAGGCCAGTAA
- a CDS encoding transposase — translation MRVLSRPDWAVDSTIKRTRHAAEQIIRKLKTAEQLIAQGKTVADVCRVIEVTQPTYHRWWQQYGGCRPRRPGGCPSWRRSEVVWFFWTAPIVNL, via the coding sequence ATGAGAGTCCTCAGCCGTCCAGACTGGGCCGTGGACTCGACCATAAAACGCACAAGGCACGCAGCGGAGCAGATCATCCGCAAACTCAAGACTGCCGAGCAGCTGATCGCCCAGGGCAAGACCGTTGCCGACGTCTGCCGCGTGATCGAGGTGACGCAGCCGACGTATCACCGCTGGTGGCAGCAGTACGGGGGATGCAGGCCGAGGAGGCCAGGCGGCTGCCCCAGCTGGAGAAGGAGTGAGGTGGTCTGGTTTTTCTGGACAGCCCCCATCGTTAACCTTTGA
- a CDS encoding IS3 family transposase yields the protein MGQHRSTQRNPGKVVGIEEAKLRHRLREIAAEHIRWGRRMAYRLLRREGWTINHKRVQRLWREEGLQRPTPRKRKRARPADGSVRRHRAEHPHQVWAMDFQFDATADGRRLKFLNVIDVTWTPGIGPG from the coding sequence GTGGGGCAGCACCGGAGCACCCAACGAAATCCCGGCAAGGTTGTCGGCATTGAAGAGGCCAAGCTCCGCCATCGCCTCCGCGAAATCGCAGCGGAGCACATCCGCTGGGGCCGCCGGATGGCCTACCGGCTGCTCAGGCGGGAGGGCTGGACCATCAATCACAAGCGCGTGCAACGACTCTGGCGGGAGGAAGGCCTGCAGCGGCCGACACCCAGAAAGCGAAAGCGGGCACGGCCCGCTGACGGCTCGGTGCGGCGTCACCGGGCTGAGCATCCCCACCAGGTGTGGGCCATGGACTTCCAGTTCGATGCCACAGCTGATGGCCGCAGACTCAAGTTCCTGAACGTGATCGACGTGACGTGGACCCCGGGAATTGGTCCAGGGTGA
- the istA gene encoding IS21 family transposase: MQADFGELWVLIGGVRTKVHLCVLTLGYSRRQVVRVFRQQRQRHWLQALEEAFRIWDGVPEQVLVDNAKALVTIHNPSTGELVINPVFAAFARHWGFTPKACWPHRPQTKGKDERGVGYVKRSGLAGHRFDTWGQMEGHLDWWNREIADLRIHGTTGEKPLERFQRSEAGALLPLNGKPSYLAEQEFSRRVAKDCCVQVEGNWYSVPAALVRQNVTVQIRDQQVLIRQGGRIVARHSRQAANQRSRQVIAGHWAGLVPQRAIDAARADNSAIADVVELAAVRRSSLARPLSDYAAVVAEVG, translated from the coding sequence CTGCAGGCCGACTTTGGCGAGCTGTGGGTGCTGATCGGCGGAGTGCGTACCAAGGTGCACCTCTGCGTGCTGACCCTGGGCTACTCGCGGCGGCAGGTGGTGCGGGTGTTCCGGCAGCAGCGGCAGCGCCACTGGTTGCAGGCACTGGAGGAGGCGTTCCGGATCTGGGATGGGGTGCCCGAGCAGGTGCTGGTCGATAACGCCAAAGCCCTGGTCACGATCCACAACCCCAGCACAGGGGAGCTGGTGATCAATCCGGTGTTTGCCGCCTTTGCCCGGCACTGGGGGTTCACGCCCAAGGCCTGCTGGCCGCACCGGCCACAAACCAAAGGCAAGGACGAGCGTGGGGTGGGCTACGTGAAACGCAGTGGGCTGGCCGGCCACCGCTTTGACACCTGGGGCCAGATGGAGGGCCATCTGGACTGGTGGAACCGGGAGATCGCCGATCTGCGCATCCACGGCACCACCGGTGAGAAACCGCTGGAGCGCTTTCAAAGGTCCGAGGCCGGGGCGTTGCTGCCGCTGAACGGCAAGCCGTCGTACCTGGCGGAGCAGGAGTTCAGCCGCCGTGTCGCCAAGGACTGCTGCGTGCAGGTGGAGGGCAACTGGTACAGCGTGCCGGCGGCGCTGGTGCGCCAGAACGTGACGGTGCAGATCCGCGACCAGCAGGTGCTGATTCGCCAGGGGGGCCGGATCGTGGCGCGCCATTCCCGTCAGGCTGCCAACCAACGCTCCCGCCAGGTGATCGCCGGCCACTGGGCAGGGCTGGTGCCGCAGCGGGCCATCGATGCTGCTCGGGCAGACAACAGCGCCATCGCTGATGTGGTGGAGCTGGCTGCGGTGCGGCGTTCCTCACTGGCCAGGCCGCTCAGTGACTACGCGGCCGTGGTGGCGGAGGTGGGCTGA
- a CDS encoding IS3 family transposase (programmed frameshift), with amino-acid sequence MKRTRHTAEQIIRKLKTADQLIAQGKTVADVCRVIEVTQPTYHRWRQQYGGMQAEEARRLTQLEKENARLKKLLAEAELEKAMLKDLGGGKLLSPERRRRAVTVLQERYRASERQACRVVGQHRSTQRHCGKVVDLEETKLRHRLREIAAEHIRWGRRMAYRLLRREGWTVNHKRVQRLWREEGLQRPTPRKRKRARPADGSVRRHRAQHPHQVWAMDFQFDATADGRRLKFLNVIDEHSRLCLAIRVGRRCKAKDVVTVLEELTSLYPAPAFIRSDNGPEFIAQALRDWCEASSATSTAYIEPGSPWENGFAESFNGRFRDEFLNTELFTTAPEAQILADRWRWEYNTLRPHSALQGRTPMEAAQQGAAA; translated from the exons ATGAAACGCACCAGGCACACAGCGGAGCAGATCATCCGCAAGCTCAAGACCGCCGACCAGCTGATTGCCCAGGGCAAGACCGTCGCCGATGTCTGCCGCGTCATCGAGGTGACGCAGCCGACGTATCACCGCTGGCGGCAGCAGTACGGCGGCATGCAGGCCGAGGAGGCCCGCCGGCTGACGCAGCTGGAGAAGGAGAACGCCCGGCTCAAGAAGTTGTTGGCAGAAGCCGAGTTGGAGAAGGCGATGCTCAAGGACCTTG GCGGAGGGAAACTTCTGAGCCCGGAACGCCGTCGCAGGGCCGTCACGGTCCTGCAGGAGCGTTACCGGGCATCAGAGCGCCAGGCCTGCCGTGTTGTGGGGCAGCACCGCAGCACCCAGCGCCATTGCGGGAAGGTCGTCGACCTGGAGGAGACCAAGCTTCGGCACCGCCTGAGGGAGATTGCAGCTGAGCACATCCGCTGGGGCCGCCGCATGGCCTACCGCCTGCTGCGTCGGGAGGGCTGGACCGTGAACCACAAGCGGGTGCAACGGCTCTGGCGGGAGGAGGGGCTGCAGCGGCCCACTCCCAGGAAGCGGAAGCGGGCACGGCCCGCCGACGGCTCGGTGAGGCGTCACCGGGCCCAGCATCCCCACCAGGTGTGGGCCATGGATTTCCAGTTCGATGCCACCGCCGATGGCCGCAGACTCAAGTTCCTGAACGTGATCGACGAGCACAGCCGCCTCTGCCTGGCGATCCGGGTGGGCAGGCGGTGCAAGGCCAAAGACGTGGTGACTGTGCTGGAGGAACTCACCAGCCTCTACCCGGCGCCAGCGTTCATCCGATCGGACAACGGCCCGGAGTTCATTGCGCAGGCCCTACGGGACTGGTGCGAGGCCAGCAGCGCCACCAGCACGGCCTACATCGAGCCAGGATCCCCGTGGGAGAACGGTTTTGCCGAGTCGTTCAACGGCCGGTTCCGGGATGAGTTCCTCAACACCGAGTTGTTCACCACAGCCCCGGAGGCTCAGATCCTGGCCGATCGCTGGCGATGGGAGTACAACACGCTCAGGCCGCATTCGGCCCTCCAAGGGCGTACGCCCATGGAGGCAGCTCAACAAGGAGCTGCAGCATGA
- a CDS encoding IS3 family transposase (programmed frameshift) → MKRTRHTAEQIIRKLKTADQLIAQGKTVADVCRVIEVTQPTYHRWKQQYGGMQAEEARRLTQLEKENARLKKLLAEAELEKAMLKDLGGGKLLSPERRRRAVTVLQERYRASERQACRVVGQHRSTQRHCGKVVDLEETKLRHRLREIAAEHIRWGRRMAYRLLRREGWTVNHKRVQRLWREEGLQRPTPRKRKRARPADGSVRRHRAQHPHQVWAMDFQFDATADGRRLKFLNVIDEHSRLCLAIRVGRRCKAKDVVTVLEELTSLYPAPAFIRSDNGPEFIAQALRDWCETNTTTSTAYIEPGSPWENGFAESFNGRFRDEFLNTELFTTAPEAQILADRWRWEYNTLRPHSALQGRTPMEAAQQGAAA, encoded by the exons ATGAAACGCACCAGGCACACAGCGGAGCAGATCATCCGCAAGCTCAAGACCGCCGACCAGCTGATTGCCCAGGGCAAGACCGTCGCCGATGTCTGCCGCGTCATCGAGGTGACACAGCCGACGTATCACCGCTGGAAGCAGCAGTACGGCGGGATGCAGGCCGAGGAGGCCCGCCGGCTGACGCAGCTGGAGAAGGAGAACGCCCGGCTCAAGAAGTTGTTGGCAGAAGCCGAGTTGGAGAAGGCGATGCTCAAGGACCTTG GCGGAGGGAAACTTCTGAGCCCGGAACGCCGTCGCAGGGCCGTCACGGTCCTGCAGGAGCGTTACCGGGCATCAGAGCGCCAGGCCTGCCGTGTTGTGGGGCAGCACCGCAGCACCCAGCGCCATTGCGGGAAGGTCGTCGACCTGGAGGAGACCAAGCTTCGGCACCGCCTGAGGGAGATTGCAGCTGAGCACATCCGCTGGGGCCGCCGCATGGCCTACCGCCTGCTGCGTCGGGAGGGCTGGACCGTGAACCACAAGCGGGTGCAACGGCTCTGGCGGGAGGAGGGGCTGCAGCGGCCCACTCCCAGGAAGCGGAAGCGGGCACGGCCCGCCGACGGCTCGGTGAGGCGTCACCGGGCCCAGCATCCCCACCAGGTGTGGGCCATGGATTTCCAGTTCGATGCCACCGCCGATGGCCGCAGACTCAAGTTCCTGAACGTGATCGACGAGCACAGCCGCCTCTGCCTGGCGATCCGGGTGGGCAGGCGGTGCAAGGCCAAAGACGTGGTGACTGTGCTGGAGGAACTCACCAGCCTCTACCCGGCGCCAGCGTTCATCCGATCGGACAACGGCCCTGAGTTCATTGCCCAGGCTCTACGGGACTGGTGTGAGACCAATACCACCACCAGCACGGCCTACATCGAGCCAGGATCCCCGTGGGAGAACGGTTTTGCCGAGTCGTTCAACGGCCGGTTCCGGGATGAGTTCCTCAACACCGAGTTGTTCACCACAGCCCCGGAGGCTCAGATCCTGGCCGATCGCTGGCGATGGGAGTACAACACGCTCAGGCCACACTCGGCCCTCCAAGGGCGTACGCCCATGGAGGCAGCTCAACAAGGAGCTGCAGCATGA
- a CDS encoding IS3 family transposase, with the protein MARINAHYLEDPCSGSRRMVGYLARDGIPISRDRVRNLMRRMRLRAIYQKPRTTVPGDPSERFPCLVDVSTITAVGQVWATDITSIPLQKGFLYLVAIMDLFSR; encoded by the coding sequence ATGGCCAGGATCAATGCCCATTACCTGGAAGACCCCTGCAGCGGGAGCCGCCGGATGGTGGGCTACCTGGCCAGAGATGGGATCCCGATCAGCCGTGACCGGGTGCGAAACCTCATGCGCCGCATGCGGTTACGGGCGATCTACCAGAAACCTCGCACCACGGTTCCTGGTGACCCATCTGAGCGTTTCCCCTGCTTGGTGGATGTCAGCACCATCACAGCGGTGGGTCAGGTGTGGGCCACCGACATCACCTCCATCCCCCTTCAGAAAGGCTTCCTCTACCTGGTGGCGATCATGGATCTCTTCTCCAGGTGA
- a CDS encoding transposase encodes MKRTRHTAEQIIRKLKTAEQLIAQGKTVADVCRVIEVTQPTYHRWKQQYGGMQAEEARRLTQLEKENARL; translated from the coding sequence ATGAAACGCACCAGGCACACAGCGGAGCAGATCATCCGCAAGCTCAAGACCGCCGAACAGCTGATCGCCCAGGGCAAGACCGTCGCCGATGTCTGCCGCGTCATCGAGGTGACACAGCCGACCTATCACCGCTGGAAGCAGCAGTACGGCGGGATGCAGGCCGAGGAGGCCCGCCGGCTGACGCAGCTGGAGAAGGAGAACGCCCGGCTCTAG
- a CDS encoding IS5 family transposase, with product MRGQQERTGSLFSYVSIEERIPAGHPLRRIRKLADQALDRLNPTFCHLYASEGRPSIPPEQLLLASLLQAFYGIRSERLLLEQLDYNLLFRWFVGLSPDDPIWHPTTFTKNRERLLNEQLMGRFLEKLMAAPEVKPLLSNEHFSVDGTLLQAWASHASLERIDGEDDPPPPPSGPGEGFGAAKDGRKRAKGDFRGVRLSNKTHRSGTDPDALLARKSNVHPALPSYRGHVLMDNRHALVVDCRVTQADGYGERDAAKEMAADLPGHHQKTIGADKNYDTHGFVAEMRRIGVTPHVAQNAGRSGGSAIDGRTTRHEGYAKSIHARRGIEKVFGWIKQFGGLRQFKLRGQANVSAMFGLHVIAYNLIRLSNLLRPVEAMA from the coding sequence ATGCGTGGTCAGCAGGAGCGCACAGGCTCACTGTTCTCCTACGTCTCGATCGAGGAGCGGATTCCGGCCGGCCATCCGCTGCGGCGGATTCGCAAGCTGGCGGATCAGGCTCTCGATCGCCTCAATCCCACCTTCTGCCATCTCTATGCCTCAGAAGGCAGGCCATCGATACCGCCTGAGCAATTGCTGCTGGCCTCACTGCTGCAGGCGTTCTACGGGATCCGTTCGGAGCGCCTGCTGCTGGAGCAGCTCGACTACAACCTGCTGTTCCGCTGGTTTGTGGGCTTGAGTCCTGACGATCCGATCTGGCATCCGACCACGTTCACCAAGAATCGTGAGCGGCTGCTCAACGAGCAGTTGATGGGCCGGTTCCTGGAGAAGCTGATGGCGGCACCGGAGGTGAAACCGCTGCTCAGCAATGAACACTTCTCCGTCGATGGCACCCTGCTCCAAGCCTGGGCCTCACATGCCTCCCTGGAGCGAATCGACGGAGAGGATGACCCGCCGCCTCCGCCATCAGGCCCTGGCGAGGGATTCGGGGCGGCCAAGGATGGCAGGAAGCGGGCCAAGGGCGACTTCCGCGGGGTGCGTCTCAGCAACAAGACCCATCGCTCCGGCACGGATCCCGACGCTCTTCTGGCCCGCAAGTCGAATGTTCACCCGGCCCTGCCCAGCTACCGGGGGCATGTGCTCATGGACAACCGCCATGCCCTGGTGGTGGATTGCCGGGTGACCCAGGCTGACGGCTACGGCGAACGGGATGCGGCCAAGGAGATGGCCGCCGATCTCCCCGGGCACCACCAGAAAACCATCGGTGCTGACAAGAACTACGACACCCATGGATTCGTCGCAGAGATGCGACGGATCGGCGTTACCCCGCATGTCGCCCAGAACGCAGGACGCTCCGGCGGCTCCGCCATCGATGGCCGCACCACTCGCCATGAGGGCTATGCCAAGTCGATCCATGCACGCCGCGGCATCGAGAAGGTTTTCGGCTGGATCAAGCAGTTCGGCGGCCTGCGCCAGTTCAAGCTGCGCGGCCAGGCCAATGTCAGTGCCATGTTCGGACTGCATGTGATCGCCTACAACCTGATCCGCCTGAGCAACCTGCTCAGGCCTGTGGAGGCGATGGCATGA